Proteins encoded by one window of Rouxiella chamberiensis:
- the rluB gene encoding 23S rRNA pseudouridine(2605) synthase RluB, translated as MDDGEGLQSEKLQKVLARAGHGSRREVEAMIQAGRISVDGKISTLGDRVEMTAGTKIRLDGHVLSVLEAEDTVCRVLAYYKPEGELCTRSDPEGRPTVFDRLPKMRGSRWVAVGRLDVNTSGLLLFTTDGELANRLMHPSREVEREYAVRVFGQIDDAKILQLSRGVQLEDGPAAFRTIKYQGGEGLNQWYNVTLTEGRNREVRRLWEAVGVQVSRLIRVRYGDLNLPKGLPRGGYKELDLPDINYLRQLVDMTDETVSKMPVERDRRRVKANQIRRAVKRHTAVTPSRRSNGPAKR; from the coding sequence CTGGACGACGGTGAAGGCCTGCAAAGCGAAAAGCTGCAAAAGGTCCTTGCCCGTGCCGGTCACGGTTCACGTCGTGAAGTTGAAGCGATGATTCAGGCTGGCCGTATCAGCGTCGACGGCAAGATTTCGACCCTCGGCGATCGCGTTGAAATGACGGCGGGCACCAAAATCCGTCTCGACGGGCATGTGCTGTCCGTGCTCGAAGCGGAAGACACCGTATGTCGTGTGCTGGCTTACTACAAGCCGGAAGGCGAGCTGTGTACGCGCAGTGATCCTGAAGGTCGTCCGACCGTGTTTGACCGTCTGCCGAAGATGCGTGGATCCCGCTGGGTTGCCGTTGGCCGTCTTGACGTGAACACCTCCGGTTTGCTGCTGTTCACCACCGACGGTGAACTGGCCAACCGCCTGATGCACCCAAGCCGTGAAGTCGAACGCGAATACGCCGTGCGCGTGTTTGGTCAGATTGACGATGCCAAAATCCTGCAACTGAGCCGTGGCGTTCAGCTGGAAGACGGTCCGGCCGCTTTCCGCACCATTAAATATCAGGGCGGAGAAGGGCTGAACCAGTGGTACAACGTCACGCTGACCGAAGGCCGTAACCGCGAGGTTCGCCGCCTGTGGGAAGCCGTTGGCGTGCAGGTGAGCCGTCTGATTCGCGTGCGCTATGGCGATCTTAATCTGCCTAAAGGCCTGCCTCGCGGCGGTTACAAAGAGCTGGATCTGCCGGACATCAACTACTTGCGTCAGCTGGTCGACATGACCGATGAAACCGTAAGCAAGATGCCGGTCGAGCGCGATCGTCGTCGTGTGAAAGCCAATCAGATTCGTCGTGCGGTGAAACGTCATACCGCCGTGACGCCATCGCGTCGCAGCAACGGTCCTGCCAAGCGTTAA
- a CDS encoding L-threonylcarbamoyladenylate synthase translates to MSQYFYVHPENPQPRLINQAVDMLRKGAVIVYPTDSGYALGCRLEDKGSMERICRIRQLDGNHNFTLVCRDLSELSTYAYVDNTAFRLIKNNTPGNYTFILKATKEVPRRLMNDKRKTIGLRVPSNPVALALLDVLGEPLMSTTLMLPGNDFAEADPEEIKDSIGKLVDLILDGGSIGQQPTTVIDLTDSVPEVIREGAGDPAPFR, encoded by the coding sequence ATGAGTCAGTATTTTTATGTTCATCCTGAAAACCCGCAACCCCGTCTGATTAATCAGGCCGTAGACATGCTGCGCAAAGGTGCCGTCATTGTATATCCGACCGATTCGGGTTATGCGCTGGGTTGTCGGCTTGAAGATAAAGGGTCGATGGAACGCATCTGCCGCATTCGCCAGCTCGATGGCAACCACAACTTTACGCTGGTATGCCGCGACCTGTCGGAGTTGTCGACCTATGCCTACGTCGATAACACCGCCTTTCGCTTAATCAAAAACAATACGCCGGGCAACTACACCTTTATTCTCAAGGCGACCAAGGAAGTACCGCGTCGACTGATGAATGACAAACGCAAGACGATTGGCCTGCGCGTGCCGTCCAATCCTGTTGCGCTGGCGCTGCTTGACGTGCTGGGCGAACCGCTGATGTCGACCACGCTGATGCTGCCGGGCAATGACTTTGCCGAAGCGGATCCGGAAGAGATCAAAGACAGCATCGGCAAGCTGGTGGACCTGATACTGGACGGCGGATCGATCGGTCAGCAGCCGACTACGGTTATCGACCTGACTGACTCGGTACCGGAAGTCATTCGCGAAGGCGCGGGCGACCCGGCACCTTTCCGTTAA
- the rnm gene encoding RNase RNM codes for MTSSVSDNPAFTLYDLHSHTTASDGYLTPEQLVARAVEMRVGVLAITDHDTTDGLARAAAAIDAQNLPLQLINGVEISTLWENHEIHIVGLRIDPEHPAMIALLQNQARLRVERAQEIGRRLQKARIEGAWEGALRHAQGGAVTRAHFARYLVEIGVADNIAKVFKKYLAKGNTGYVPPQWCTLKEAIDVIHQSGGQAVVAHPGRYDLSTKWLKRLLAYFAEQGGDAMEVAQCQQAPHERTQHAAFARDYNLLASQGSDFHQPCSWIELGRKLWLPANVTAVWDQWPILRS; via the coding sequence ATGACATCCAGCGTATCCGATAATCCTGCCTTCACCCTTTATGACCTGCACAGCCACACGACTGCCTCCGACGGCTATCTCACGCCCGAACAGCTGGTGGCGCGCGCGGTCGAAATGCGCGTGGGCGTTCTGGCGATTACCGATCATGACACCACCGACGGACTGGCGCGTGCCGCTGCCGCCATCGACGCGCAAAACCTGCCGCTCCAGTTGATAAACGGCGTGGAAATCTCGACGCTCTGGGAAAACCACGAGATTCACATCGTGGGTCTGCGTATCGACCCCGAGCATCCGGCAATGATTGCACTGCTGCAAAATCAGGCGCGACTGCGGGTTGAGCGCGCTCAGGAAATCGGCCGTCGACTGCAGAAGGCCCGCATCGAAGGCGCATGGGAAGGCGCGCTGCGTCATGCCCAGGGCGGCGCGGTCACACGTGCGCACTTTGCCCGCTATCTGGTGGAAATCGGCGTCGCCGACAATATCGCCAAGGTGTTTAAGAAATATCTGGCAAAGGGCAATACCGGCTACGTTCCGCCACAGTGGTGTACACTTAAAGAAGCTATTGATGTTATTCACCAATCTGGTGGACAGGCCGTAGTGGCGCATCCGGGTCGCTATGATCTTTCGACCAAATGGCTTAAACGTCTGCTCGCGTATTTTGCCGAGCAGGGAGGCGACGCGATGGAAGTTGCGCAATGCCAGCAAGCGCCCCACGAGCGCACGCAGCACGCCGCTTTTGCACGCGACTATAATTTACTGGCGTCGCAGGGGTCCGATTTTCATCAACCCTGCTCGTGGATTGAACTGGGCCGCAAGCTCTGGTTACCGGCCAATGTCACCGCAGTCTGGGACCAATGGCCTATCCTGCGTTCTTGA
- a CDS encoding anthranilate synthase component 1 — protein sequence MINQRHKLELLTSQGSHRGDPTAIFHQLCGARPATLLLESAEINTKESLKSLLIIDSALRITAMGRVVNIQALTANGASLLPLLDASLPQDVLNTARPNGRELTFPVIDTMQDEDARLRSKSVFDALRNVLNLVESPEDEREAMFLGGLFAYDLVAGFEDLPQLRADQRCPDFCFYLAETLLVLDHQKRTSRLQASLFTPNQEEKLRLVERLEQLQHQLKQPPHAIPHQTVNNMQLSCNQSDAEFGTVVEQMKGAIRAGEIFQVVPSRRFSLPCPAPLAAYETLKNSNPSPYMFFMQDNDFTLFGASPESALKYEATSRQIEIYPIAGTRPRGRRADGSLDADLDSRIELEMRTDHKELAEHLMLVDLARNDLARICEPGSRYVADLTKVDRYSVVMHLVSRVVGTLRADLDVLHAYQAVMNMGTLTGAPKVRAMQLIAESEQSRRGSYGGAVGYFTAHGDLDTCIVIRSAYVEDGIATVQAGGGVVLDSIPQAEADETRNKARAVLRAIATAHHVKEVF from the coding sequence ATGATTAATCAACGACATAAATTGGAATTGTTGACATCGCAGGGAAGTCATCGTGGCGATCCTACTGCCATTTTCCATCAACTCTGCGGCGCACGTCCTGCCACCCTGTTGCTTGAAAGCGCGGAAATCAACACCAAAGAGAGCCTCAAGAGCCTGCTGATTATCGACAGCGCACTGCGTATTACGGCGATGGGTCGCGTGGTCAACATTCAGGCGCTGACCGCCAACGGCGCGTCTCTGCTGCCTCTGCTGGACGCCTCCCTGCCGCAGGACGTGCTGAACACGGCGCGTCCAAACGGCCGCGAACTGACCTTCCCTGTCATCGATACCATGCAGGATGAAGACGCGCGTCTGCGTTCCAAATCGGTATTCGATGCGCTGCGCAATGTGCTGAACCTGGTCGAATCACCGGAAGACGAGCGCGAGGCGATGTTCCTCGGCGGTCTGTTTGCCTACGATTTGGTCGCCGGTTTCGAAGATTTACCGCAACTGCGCGCCGACCAGCGCTGCCCGGATTTCTGTTTCTATCTGGCCGAAACGCTGCTGGTGCTGGATCACCAGAAAAGAACCAGCCGCCTGCAGGCCAGCCTGTTCACGCCGAATCAGGAAGAGAAACTGCGCCTGGTTGAACGTCTCGAACAATTGCAACACCAGCTCAAGCAACCGCCGCATGCCATTCCGCATCAGACGGTGAACAACATGCAACTGAGCTGCAATCAGAGCGATGCCGAGTTCGGCACAGTGGTCGAGCAGATGAAAGGCGCTATCCGCGCCGGTGAAATTTTCCAGGTGGTGCCGTCTCGTCGTTTCTCCCTGCCGTGCCCTGCGCCGCTGGCGGCCTACGAAACGCTGAAGAACAGCAATCCAAGTCCTTACATGTTCTTTATGCAGGACAACGATTTCACCCTGTTTGGCGCCTCGCCCGAGAGCGCGCTGAAATATGAAGCCACCAGCCGCCAAATCGAGATCTACCCGATTGCCGGTACGCGTCCTCGCGGGCGTCGCGCCGACGGCTCGCTGGATGCCGACCTCGACAGCCGTATCGAACTGGAAATGCGTACCGATCACAAGGAACTTGCCGAACACCTGATGCTTGTTGATCTGGCGCGTAACGATCTGGCGCGCATCTGCGAGCCGGGCAGTCGTTATGTGGCCGACCTGACCAAGGTTGACCGCTATTCCGTGGTCATGCATCTGGTGTCTCGCGTGGTGGGTACGCTGCGCGCCGACCTCGACGTGCTCCACGCGTATCAGGCGGTGATGAACATGGGCACGCTGACCGGTGCGCCGAAAGTCCGCGCCATGCAACTGATTGCCGAGTCCGAACAGTCGCGTCGCGGCAGCTACGGCGGCGCGGTGGGTTACTTTACCGCTCATGGCGATCTGGATACCTGTATCGTCATCCGCTCGGCCTACGTTGAAGACGGCATTGCCACCGTGCAGGCAGGCGGCGGCGTCGTGCTCGACTCCATCCCGCAGGCCGAAGCCGACGAAACCCGTAACAAAGCCCGTGCCGTGCTGCGTGCCATCGCCACAGCGCATCATGTCAAAGAGGTGTTTTAA
- the trpCF gene encoding bifunctional indole-3-glycerol-phosphate synthase TrpC/phosphoribosylanthranilate isomerase TrpF — translation MQQETVLHKIVRDKEIWVAARKEQQPLASFQNEITPSQRSFYDALQGARTAFILECKQASPSKGKIRDNFDPVEIAGVYKDFASAISVLTDEKYFQGSFDFLPLVSATVTQPVLCKDFIIDPYQIYLARFYQADAILLMLSVLDDEQYVQLSAVAHSLKLGVLTEASNEEELERAIKLNARVVGINNRDLRDLSIDLNRTRELAPRVPHGTLVISESGINDYAQIRELSRFANGFLIGSALMSEPDLRSAVRRVLLGENKICGLTRQQDANAAYHAGATYGGLIFVEASPRFIDSAQARQVQSGAPLKYVGVFRDADIADVAEKATSLNLFAVQLHGDEDQTYITHLREILPQGCQIWKALSVTDTVPARNLEHVQRYVLDNGKGGTGQRFDWSKLEGEKLDNVLLAGGLGADNCVQAAQQGCAGLDFNSGVESEPGIKDAEKIAAVFRTLRAY, via the coding sequence ATGCAGCAGGAAACCGTGCTCCACAAGATTGTTCGCGACAAGGAAATTTGGGTCGCGGCACGTAAAGAACAGCAACCCCTGGCCAGTTTTCAAAACGAAATCACACCAAGCCAGCGCAGTTTTTATGACGCCCTGCAGGGTGCCAGAACCGCCTTTATTCTTGAATGCAAACAGGCCTCGCCGTCGAAAGGCAAAATCCGCGACAACTTTGATCCGGTAGAAATCGCGGGCGTTTACAAGGACTTTGCGTCGGCCATTTCCGTGCTTACCGACGAGAAGTATTTTCAGGGCAGTTTCGACTTCCTGCCGCTGGTGAGCGCAACCGTGACACAGCCGGTGCTGTGCAAAGATTTTATCATCGACCCTTACCAGATTTATCTGGCGCGCTTCTATCAGGCCGATGCCATCCTGCTGATGCTGTCGGTACTGGATGACGAACAATACGTGCAACTGTCGGCCGTCGCCCACAGCCTCAAGCTTGGTGTGCTCACCGAAGCGAGCAATGAAGAAGAGCTTGAGCGCGCGATTAAACTCAATGCCAGGGTCGTCGGCATCAACAACCGCGACTTGCGTGACCTGTCCATCGACTTGAATCGCACGCGCGAGCTGGCACCGCGTGTGCCGCACGGCACGCTGGTCATCAGCGAATCCGGCATCAACGATTACGCGCAAATCCGCGAGCTGAGCCGTTTCGCCAACGGCTTCCTGATTGGCAGCGCGCTGATGTCCGAACCGGATCTCAGAAGCGCCGTGCGCCGCGTCCTGCTTGGCGAGAACAAAATCTGTGGACTGACGCGTCAGCAAGACGCCAACGCCGCCTATCATGCCGGTGCCACCTACGGCGGACTGATTTTCGTTGAAGCCTCTCCGCGCTTTATCGACAGCGCACAGGCGCGTCAGGTGCAAAGCGGTGCACCGCTGAAATACGTAGGTGTCTTTCGCGACGCCGATATCGCCGACGTCGCCGAAAAAGCGACATCGCTGAACCTGTTTGCCGTTCAACTCCACGGCGACGAAGATCAGACCTACATTACGCATCTGCGCGAGATTTTGCCGCAGGGCTGTCAAATCTGGAAGGCGCTCAGCGTCACCGACACGGTGCCTGCCCGCAACCTCGAACACGTGCAGCGCTATGTGCTGGATAACGGCAAAGGCGGCACGGGCCAGCGTTTCGACTGGAGCAAGCTTGAGGGCGAAAAGCTGGACAACGTCCTGCTGGCCGGCGGTTTGGGCGCAGACAACTGCGTGCAGGCGGCCCAGCAAGGCTGCGCGGGTCTGGATTTCAATTCAGGCGTCGAGAGCGAACCCGGAATCAAGGACGCGGAAAAAATTGCCGCCGTCTTCCGCACGCTGCGCGCTTACTAA
- the trpB gene encoding tryptophan synthase subunit beta has translation MTLLNPYFGEFGGMYVPQILMPALVQLEEAFVNAQRDPEFQAEFIDLLKNYAGRPTALTLCKNLTAGTRTKLYLKREDLLHGGAHKTNQVLGQALLAKRMGKTEIIAETGAGQHGVASALACALLGLKCRIYMGAKDVERQSPNVFRMRLMGAEVIPVHSGSATLKDACNEALRDWSGSYETAHYMLGTAAGPHPYPTIVREFQRMISEETKAQMQEREGCLPDAVIACVGGGSNAIGMFADFIDDASVKLVGVEPAGLGIETGQHGAPLKHAPVGIYFGMKAPMMQTSEGQIEESYSISAGLDFPSVGPQHAYLNSIGRADYVSITDDEALDAFKALSRFEGIIPALESSHALAYALKLIKENPEKEQILVVSLSGRGDKDIFTVHDILTARGEI, from the coding sequence ATGACGTTACTTAATCCGTACTTCGGCGAATTTGGCGGCATGTATGTGCCGCAGATTCTGATGCCTGCGCTTGTTCAGCTCGAAGAAGCCTTTGTGAATGCGCAGCGCGATCCCGAGTTCCAGGCCGAATTTATCGATCTGCTGAAAAACTATGCGGGTCGTCCCACGGCGCTGACGCTTTGCAAGAACCTGACGGCGGGCACCCGCACCAAGCTGTATCTCAAGCGCGAAGACCTGCTGCACGGCGGCGCGCACAAGACCAATCAGGTGCTGGGTCAGGCGCTGCTGGCAAAACGCATGGGTAAAACCGAAATCATCGCCGAAACCGGTGCCGGTCAGCACGGCGTGGCCTCGGCACTGGCCTGCGCCCTGCTCGGCCTGAAATGCCGCATCTATATGGGAGCCAAGGACGTCGAGCGCCAGTCGCCGAACGTGTTCCGCATGCGCCTGATGGGGGCGGAAGTCATTCCGGTACACAGCGGTTCGGCCACGCTGAAAGATGCCTGCAACGAGGCGCTGCGCGACTGGTCCGGCAGCTACGAAACGGCCCACTACATGCTGGGAACGGCGGCGGGTCCACACCCTTATCCCACTATCGTGCGCGAATTCCAGCGCATGATAAGCGAAGAAACCAAGGCGCAGATGCAGGAACGCGAAGGCTGCCTGCCTGATGCGGTGATAGCCTGTGTGGGCGGCGGGTCCAACGCCATCGGCATGTTTGCCGATTTTATCGACGATGCCAGCGTCAAGCTTGTCGGCGTCGAACCTGCGGGTCTTGGCATCGAAACCGGTCAGCACGGCGCACCGCTGAAACACGCGCCGGTCGGCATCTATTTCGGCATGAAAGCGCCGATGATGCAGACCTCCGAAGGCCAGATTGAAGAGTCCTACTCGATTTCGGCCGGTCTGGACTTCCCGTCCGTCGGCCCGCAGCACGCCTATCTGAACAGCATCGGCCGTGCCGACTACGTGTCTATTACCGATGACGAAGCCCTGGACGCCTTCAAGGCGCTGTCGCGCTTCGAGGGGATTATTCCTGCGCTGGAATCCTCCCACGCGCTGGCCTATGCTCTGAAGCTCATCAAGGAAAATCCTGAAAAAGAACAGATTCTGGTGGTGAGCCTTTCTGGTCGCGGCGACAAAGACATATTTACCGTACACGATATTCTGACGGCTCGGGGAGAGATCTGA
- the trpA gene encoding tryptophan synthase subunit alpha gives MERYQQLFTRLESQNEGAFVPFVTLGDPNPELSLAIIDTLIEAGADALELGVPFSDPLADGPTIQNANLRAFAAGVTPTQCFGMLEKIRAKHPDIPIGLLMYANLVFHNGLDTFYARCAEVGVDSVLVADVPLEESAPFRAAAMRHGVAPIFICPPNASDDLLREIASHGRGYTYLLSRAGVTGTEKRAITPLNHLVDKLREYHAAPPLQGFGISEPSQVKESLAAGAAGAISGSAIVRIIENNVDNPAEMLAQLSRFVTDMKAATRK, from the coding sequence ATGGAACGCTATCAACAACTTTTCACGCGTCTGGAAAGCCAGAATGAAGGCGCATTCGTTCCTTTCGTGACTCTGGGTGATCCGAATCCGGAGCTGTCGCTGGCGATTATCGATACCTTGATAGAAGCCGGTGCCGATGCGCTGGAGTTGGGCGTGCCCTTCTCCGATCCGCTGGCCGACGGTCCGACGATTCAAAACGCCAACCTGCGCGCCTTCGCGGCCGGGGTAACGCCAACACAGTGTTTTGGCATGCTGGAAAAAATTCGCGCCAAACATCCTGATATTCCGATTGGCCTGCTGATGTATGCCAATCTGGTGTTCCACAACGGCCTCGACACCTTCTATGCCCGTTGTGCCGAGGTGGGCGTAGACTCCGTGCTGGTCGCCGATGTACCGCTTGAAGAGTCTGCACCGTTTCGCGCGGCGGCCATGCGTCACGGCGTGGCACCTATCTTTATCTGTCCGCCGAATGCCAGCGACGACCTGCTGCGCGAGATTGCCTCGCACGGCCGTGGGTACACTTATCTGCTGTCGCGCGCGGGCGTGACCGGTACCGAAAAGCGGGCGATTACGCCGCTGAATCATCTGGTCGACAAGCTGCGTGAATACCATGCCGCACCGCCGCTGCAAGGTTTCGGCATTTCCGAACCTTCACAGGTGAAAGAGTCGCTGGCCGCGGGTGCGGCAGGCGCGATTTCCGGCTCGGCGATTGTCCGCATCATCGAAAACAACGTTGATAATCCAGCAGAAATGCTGGCGCAACTTTCTCGTTTTGTTACCGACATGAAAGCCGCGACGCGTAAATAA
- the ompW gene encoding outer membrane protein OmpW: MKAAYWALLAAAALPTVASANQAGDVIVRVGTATVRPSANSPSVLGSLGSFNASNDTQMGLTLGYMWTDNIGTELLAATPFRHKIGLNGMGDIATVRQLPPSLMAQYYFRSKEDKLRPYVGLGVNYTTFYHARFNQTGSDAGLSDLSMKHSWGWATQAGVDYNLNQNWLLNASVWWMDIDTTARFKAGGEQQSVSTQLNPWVFMFAVGYKF, from the coding sequence ATGAAAGCAGCATATTGGGCACTTTTAGCGGCAGCCGCCTTACCAACGGTCGCCAGTGCCAATCAGGCAGGGGATGTTATTGTTCGCGTAGGGACCGCCACAGTCAGACCGTCGGCCAACTCGCCGAGCGTATTGGGTTCACTCGGCTCGTTCAATGCCAGCAATGACACGCAAATGGGCCTGACGCTGGGCTACATGTGGACCGATAACATCGGCACCGAGCTGCTGGCCGCCACTCCGTTCCGTCACAAAATCGGCCTTAACGGCATGGGTGACATCGCCACCGTGCGCCAGCTTCCGCCGTCGTTGATGGCGCAATACTATTTTCGCAGCAAGGAAGACAAACTGCGTCCGTATGTGGGCCTCGGCGTGAACTACACCACCTTCTACCACGCCCGTTTCAACCAGACAGGCTCCGATGCCGGACTTTCCGATCTCAGCATGAAGCACTCCTGGGGCTGGGCGACGCAGGCCGGCGTTGACTACAACCTCAACCAGAACTGGCTGCTGAATGCCTCGGTGTGGTGGATGGACATCGACACCACCGCGCGCTTCAAGGCGGGCGGTGAACAGCAATCCGTCAGTACCCAGCTGAATCCGTGGGTATTCATGTTTGCCGTAGGTTACAAGTTCTAG
- a CDS encoding YkgJ family cysteine cluster protein, whose protein sequence is MSDKDNPCISCGACCAYFRVSFYWAESEEAGGVVPQALTEQVTPFLSCMQGTHSRSPRCVALEGEIGKAVSCSIYLNRPSPCHEFDQSGLNGVTNEACDRARARYGMPPLEGVPTGLLEGVIPVSGLSHAAR, encoded by the coding sequence ATGAGCGATAAAGATAATCCCTGTATTTCCTGCGGCGCATGCTGCGCCTATTTCCGCGTGTCGTTTTATTGGGCTGAATCTGAAGAGGCCGGTGGCGTGGTGCCCCAGGCATTGACGGAACAGGTCACGCCCTTTCTGAGCTGTATGCAGGGCACCCACTCCCGTTCTCCCCGCTGCGTGGCGCTTGAAGGCGAGATAGGAAAAGCGGTGTCATGTTCCATTTATCTGAACCGACCGTCTCCCTGTCACGAGTTTGATCAATCCGGATTAAACGGCGTCACCAACGAGGCCTGCGACAGAGCGCGGGCCCGTTATGGCATGCCGCCTTTGGAGGGAGTACCAACAGGCTTGCTGGAAGGGGTTATTCCTGTGTCAGGACTTTCTCACGCAGCGCGGTGA
- a CDS encoding glycosyltransferase family 9 protein, protein MKILLIRRDNIGDLILTTPLIATLAGQKNTTLDLLVNTYNKDVLEGNPHIGQVHLYCKSHHRKGGQSLLSVYFQRFKTMMAIRLAKYDVAIVASTDRRPLQWARLSGAKRIIATGKNTHEWVTDFIPYQEDQHIVQRLNALSGPLGIDEIPGPLELYVEPEEVAAMAAKYKIHRDRPVYGIQISARKPQQRWQIEKFIELAHHLASRETCQIILFWSPGAEDNPEHPGDDNKAQKIVEACKGIDLVPLPTCTIRELMAAMSLCDQIITSDGGALHIAAGVQKPVVALFGNSDAVYWAPWKVPCAVIKAPSDNVGLLSVEHVLNEFTALREKVLTQE, encoded by the coding sequence ATGAAAATTCTTTTAATCAGGCGTGACAATATTGGTGACCTTATCCTCACCACTCCTCTTATTGCGACCTTGGCAGGGCAAAAAAATACCACTCTGGACTTACTCGTTAATACTTATAATAAAGATGTTCTCGAAGGCAATCCGCATATTGGTCAAGTCCATCTCTATTGCAAATCACATCACCGCAAGGGCGGTCAATCGCTGCTGAGTGTTTATTTCCAGCGTTTCAAAACCATGATGGCGATTCGATTGGCGAAATACGATGTGGCGATCGTCGCCAGTACCGACAGGCGTCCCTTGCAGTGGGCCAGACTGTCAGGCGCGAAGCGTATCATCGCAACCGGCAAGAATACCCATGAATGGGTCACCGACTTTATTCCGTATCAGGAAGACCAGCATATCGTCCAGCGCCTGAACGCGCTCTCCGGCCCTTTGGGTATCGACGAGATCCCAGGCCCGCTCGAGCTTTATGTCGAGCCGGAAGAAGTGGCGGCGATGGCCGCAAAGTACAAGATTCACCGCGACAGGCCGGTTTACGGCATTCAGATAAGCGCGCGCAAACCGCAGCAGCGCTGGCAGATTGAAAAGTTCATCGAGCTTGCGCATCATCTTGCGTCGCGTGAAACGTGCCAGATTATCCTGTTCTGGTCGCCGGGTGCCGAAGACAACCCCGAGCATCCCGGCGATGACAACAAGGCCCAGAAAATTGTCGAGGCCTGCAAGGGTATCGATCTGGTTCCTCTGCCGACGTGCACCATTCGCGAACTGATGGCGGCGATGTCACTCTGTGACCAGATAATCACCAGCGATGGCGGCGCACTGCACATTGCGGCGGGCGTGCAAAAGCCGGTCGTGGCGCTGTTTGGCAACAGCGACGCCGTATACTGGGCACCGTGGAAGGTTCCGTGCGCGGTTATCAAGGCCCCGTCCGACAATGTCGGTCTGCTGAGTGTCGAACACGTGCTGAACGAGTTCACCGCGCTGCGTGAGAAAGTCCTGACACAGGAATAA
- a CDS encoding septation protein A, whose product MKQLLDFLPLIVFFVFYKLYDIYVASGALIAATALALILTWIKYRKVEKMTLITFVMVAVFGTLTLVFHDDLFIKWKVTVIYVLFSGALLVSQLILKKPLIQRMLGKELTLPDAVWGKLNVAWAIFFLLCGLANIYVAFWLPENVWVNFKVFGLTVLTLLFTLLSGIYIFRHMPEEEKEQKK is encoded by the coding sequence ATGAAGCAGCTTCTTGATTTTCTTCCCCTGATTGTATTTTTTGTCTTTTATAAACTCTACGATATCTATGTGGCTTCGGGTGCGCTGATCGCTGCAACGGCGCTGGCGCTGATCCTGACCTGGATCAAATACCGCAAGGTCGAGAAAATGACGCTGATTACCTTTGTCATGGTCGCCGTCTTCGGCACGCTGACGCTGGTATTCCACGATGACCTGTTTATTAAATGGAAAGTTACAGTTATTTATGTCCTGTTCTCGGGCGCGCTGCTGGTCAGTCAGCTAATATTGAAAAAACCGCTGATACAGAGAATGCTGGGTAAAGAACTGACGCTACCCGATGCGGTGTGGGGCAAACTGAACGTGGCCTGGGCTATTTTCTTCCTGCTCTGCGGGCTTGCAAATATCTATGTGGCGTTCTGGCTACCTGAGAATGTCTGGGTTAATTTCAAGGTATTCGGCCTTACCGTCTTGACCCTGCTCTTCACGCTGTTAAGCGGTATTTATATCTTCAGACACATGCCTGAAGAAGAAAAAGAACAAAAAAAATAG
- the yciA gene encoding acyl-CoA thioester hydrolase YciA has protein sequence MNEKHKLPNGEMVLRTLAMPADTNANGDIFGGWLMAQMDMGGAIQAKEIAKGRVVTVRVDGMTFLKPVAVGDVVCCYARCIKTGNSSITINVEVWVKKVSSEPIGQRYIATEAVFTYVAVDNEGKSRQLPDGRSNFSVDSAGSLDD, from the coding sequence ATGAACGAAAAACACAAGTTACCCAATGGTGAAATGGTGTTGCGCACCCTCGCCATGCCTGCTGATACCAATGCAAATGGTGATATCTTCGGCGGCTGGCTGATGGCTCAAATGGATATGGGCGGGGCCATACAGGCCAAGGAAATTGCCAAAGGCCGTGTGGTTACGGTGCGTGTCGACGGCATGACCTTCCTGAAACCCGTCGCCGTGGGCGATGTGGTGTGCTGTTATGCACGCTGCATCAAGACCGGCAACAGTTCGATTACCATCAATGTTGAAGTCTGGGTGAAGAAGGTCTCTTCCGAGCCGATTGGTCAGCGCTACATCGCCACCGAAGCGGTCTTTACCTATGTCGCGGTAGACAACGAAGGCAAATCGCGTCAGTTGCCGGACGGTCGCAGTAACTTCAGCGTGGATTCTGCCGGTTCCCTCGACGACTGA